One genomic segment of Terriglobia bacterium includes these proteins:
- a CDS encoding ABC transporter permease — MWIRLRNKLRFLFQRDRFDRELAEEMDFHRAMIEADKARQGLAPEDAAAGARRQLGNTTLAGESSRDAWIIAWLDTFCADVRYAWRMSRRQPGLTLVAILSLALGIGAAAATWSLLYAVLLHPLPVQAPERLVVVGMTNPPQRGGGARPLSTNFIYPEYSALRQTGAFDGLAAGGSWSLLVATDGLPQPGIVYFASHDYFDTLGIHIPLGRNFASNEDRRGAPLVAIVSDRFWHRALYGNPNVVGRTITIARKQATVIGVAPRGFRGLNLAQAPDVYMPLNTAGDVGEPGINFFADPTPPASSPTAWVRIVGRLRTGVTAAQTAARLDSQRFAGNPRKPAWFAWILTDVNTAAIPEAARAGMAQFTQLLGTTVGLLLLIGCLSVGMLLLIRTEARSDEFAMRLALGANRARFARGIAIEGALLSLAGAALALPVTQWLFDGLRTFQLPGGIDIDFLELSIDARVLTGAACGAVAASMVIALVAGLFGFSANVADVLRSRAGATPRLTRRRTRAVLVTAQVAVTLVLLTGAGLFARSLIEALRLNPGFETRRIVTGSVSLAPYGYNTARAASFFDDLQGRLGGNPAISALSMAAYQGGMTSYGKLTIDGVARQFPTTVTFYGVDEHYFSTMGMRVIQGRDFSSDDAQHAPPVTIVSESFASMLATGGDPIGRRITEPSSRKGQPNRVFQVIGAVPDVITDVETLNPLVMYLPMAQNPAGASHGGSATADAHDR, encoded by the coding sequence ATGTGGATACGCCTCCGCAACAAGCTGCGCTTTCTCTTCCAGCGCGATCGCTTCGACCGCGAGCTGGCCGAGGAGATGGACTTCCACCGCGCGATGATCGAGGCGGACAAGGCCCGGCAGGGTCTCGCCCCCGAGGACGCCGCCGCCGGCGCCCGCCGCCAACTCGGAAATACGACGCTTGCCGGCGAGTCCTCGAGAGATGCCTGGATCATCGCCTGGCTCGACACGTTCTGCGCCGACGTACGCTACGCGTGGCGCATGTCGCGGCGACAGCCCGGTCTGACATTGGTCGCCATTCTGTCGCTCGCGCTCGGCATCGGCGCCGCGGCGGCGACATGGTCATTGCTTTATGCGGTCCTGCTGCATCCGTTGCCGGTTCAGGCGCCCGAACGTCTCGTCGTTGTCGGCATGACGAATCCTCCTCAACGTGGCGGCGGTGCGCGCCCTCTGAGTACTAATTTTATTTATCCGGAATACTCTGCGCTCCGCCAGACCGGCGCCTTCGACGGGCTTGCGGCCGGCGGATCGTGGTCGCTGCTGGTCGCGACGGACGGCCTGCCACAACCCGGTATCGTCTACTTCGCCAGCCACGACTACTTTGACACGCTTGGCATCCACATCCCGCTCGGCCGGAACTTCGCATCGAATGAGGATCGGCGGGGCGCCCCCCTGGTGGCCATCGTTTCCGACCGCTTCTGGCATCGTGCGCTCTACGGCAATCCAAACGTGGTGGGACGCACTATTACCATCGCCAGAAAGCAGGCGACGGTGATCGGCGTGGCGCCGCGGGGATTCCGCGGTCTGAATCTGGCTCAGGCGCCGGATGTCTACATGCCTCTGAACACAGCCGGCGATGTCGGAGAGCCGGGCATCAACTTTTTCGCCGACCCCACACCACCCGCGTCATCGCCTACAGCGTGGGTGAGAATCGTTGGCCGGCTGCGAACCGGGGTGACTGCGGCGCAGACCGCAGCGCGGCTCGACTCGCAGAGGTTCGCAGGCAACCCCCGAAAGCCGGCGTGGTTTGCATGGATCCTGACGGATGTCAACACGGCAGCGATTCCTGAAGCAGCGCGCGCGGGCATGGCACAGTTCACGCAACTCCTGGGCACCACAGTCGGGTTGCTGTTGCTCATCGGCTGCCTGAGCGTCGGGATGCTCCTGCTCATCCGGACGGAGGCGCGCAGCGACGAGTTCGCGATGCGCCTCGCGCTCGGCGCCAACCGCGCGCGCTTCGCGCGCGGCATTGCGATCGAAGGAGCTCTGCTGTCGTTGGCGGGTGCGGCCCTGGCGCTTCCGGTCACGCAGTGGCTGTTCGATGGTTTGCGGACATTTCAACTCCCGGGCGGCATCGACATCGATTTCCTCGAGCTGTCGATCGATGCGCGGGTGCTGACGGGCGCAGCATGCGGCGCGGTCGCGGCTTCGATGGTCATCGCGCTTGTGGCCGGCCTCTTCGGCTTCTCGGCCAATGTCGCGGACGTGCTACGATCGCGAGCCGGCGCAACGCCCAGGCTCACTCGCCGACGCACGCGCGCCGTACTTGTAACGGCGCAGGTTGCGGTCACCCTCGTCTTGCTGACGGGCGCGGGGCTGTTTGCGCGCAGCCTGATCGAGGCGCTGAGGCTGAATCCCGGCTTCGAAACCCGCCGCATTGTCACGGGCAGCGTATCGCTCGCCCCTTACGGATATAACACCGCGCGAGCGGCGTCATTTTTCGACGATCTTCAGGGCCGGCTGGGCGGCAATCCCGCAATTAGCGCCCTGTCGATGGCAGCATATCAAGGAGGCATGACCTCGTACGGGAAACTGACGATCGATGGCGTCGCTCGCCAATTCCCGACGACCGTGACATTCTACGGCGTGGACGAGCATTATTTCTCGACGATGGGAATGCGCGTGATCCAGGGCCGCGACTTCTCGAGCGATGATGCCCAGCACGCCCCTCCCGTCACGATTGTAAGCGAATCGTTCGCAAGCATGCTGGCAACAGGGGGCGATCCCATAGGCCGGCGGATCACCGAACCAAGCAGCCGGAAGGGCCAGCCAAACCGCGTGTTTCAGGTCATAGGCGCCGTGCCGGATGTAATCACAGACGTGGAAACGCTCAACCCGCTTGTGATGTATCTGCCGATGGCTCAGAATCCCGCCGGAGCCAGCCATGGCGGTAGCGCCACGGCCGATGCTCACGATCGATGA
- a CDS encoding PadR family transcriptional regulator, translating to MRNRTFLSSELLPGTLEMLILKTLTRGPAHGYAIARHLERISGDVLRVGESSLYPALQRLLVNDWVRADWGESELKRRARIYRITPAGRKRLAEEAEGFARLTGAVALVMEES from the coding sequence ATGCGTAACCGAACGTTTCTCAGCTCCGAGCTGCTGCCCGGCACGCTCGAAATGCTCATCCTCAAGACGCTGACGCGGGGACCGGCACACGGCTATGCGATCGCGCGGCACCTGGAGCGCATCTCCGGCGATGTGTTGCGGGTCGGGGAGAGCTCGCTGTATCCGGCGCTGCAGCGGCTGCTAGTCAACGACTGGGTCCGCGCTGATTGGGGAGAGTCGGAACTCAAGCGCCGCGCGCGCATCTACCGGATCACGCCGGCCGGCCGCAAGCGCCTGGCTGAGGAAGCCGAAGGATTTGCGCGTTTGACCGGGGCGGTCGCCCTCGTAATGGAGGAGAGTTAA